The following is a genomic window from Thalassophryne amazonica chromosome 14, fThaAma1.1, whole genome shotgun sequence.
tttccactgttgcctgtgtgattGCTCTGGGcgttgctaaggttagaccttacttgtgtgaagcgccttgaggcaacttgtgatttggtgctatataaatgaaaataaaactaaTTGAAACTGAAGGCAAAACCACTGTTGTGCAATGGtgtgcttaaaagtgtaggtgacacaaaaaatgtgcacaaataatcactaaaaaatgatgaaatgttgatatttttaaaaatgctgaACAATAAATCCTCATTCTTGTCCTGGTTTTCAACAGTGTGATCATCAAACACGTTCTGCTGTTTGAACCATTTGGTTTTTATATTGCCATCGTCACCCTCTTCCATATCTTGGGCTCTTTTTCTGGAAGGGCCAGGCAATGAGTTTTCCTCCTTATGGGGACGAACAGAGAgcctcctcaccagatgcccgaaccaccctaAACTGGCTCCTTTCTAAGTGAAGAAGTTCATTTGCATCTGGCCCAGAATTCTGAGATGAGCACAGTGGGAATCTCAatccagagtataaattgcacctgtcaaaaaaaaaaatccctcttgaAGAGGAAGATAACATgtataaatcacacctttttctgtgttatgacatcttttatttgggatttttttgtgcattgctgtattttttttatttctggtatttattctttcattatttggatttattttgtttagtgttttgattcttgggaaaattctgtgtaaatagtcattataattactattattaataacaaacgtgAATTTTcagtgtacggtgcatccagaagtattcacaacactcttCTCATTCTTCTGTCTAAACTGTTTGTTATTTACATTACCATCATCATCCTCTTCCTCATCTCTGGTCTCTTTCTGGATGGGCCAGGCAACAAGTTTTCTTCAACATTATCCTCATTGTTGTCCTGGTTCTCAACAGTGTGATCATCAGACACGTTCTTCTGTCTGAACCGTTTGGCTTTTCTGTGATCTTCAGTATCTTCTTCATCTCTGGTTCTCTTTCTGGATGGGCCAGGCAGTGAGGCATTGTCACTATGTTGTCCTCACTGCTGTCAACAAGCTAATTCCTTGTCGTGTTTCTATTTCCATCCTCATCAACATCTCTTGCTCTTGGTTCAGAGGGGCCAGGCATTGACTGTTCATCCTCaatggcattattattattattattattaacttcaGGAGAACCATCCTCACGCTGATGCTCATCGATACTGTGGTCATTAACATTGGGAACAGCAATGTCTTCTTCATGATGAACTTCCTGTCTATCATGGTGGATGAGTGGGACGCGTCTGACAGCTTGACGTCGTTGTACAAACTGGAGATATCGTTGTGCCGCATCTTGAAAATTTAGAGGTCTGAAAGGGTTGACATGCATATCTCTCACATGTTCGGGAATTATGAAACGTCTTTGAATAACAGGGCCAACACCTTGCCCATGATGAGGTCTGCCCTCTTGGGGACCAGGAATTACTGGCCTATGTCTCACATGTCCGGGAATTCTGACATGTCCTCGAATCATAGGGCTGTCATCTTGTCCATAATGAGGTACGTCCTCCTGGGGACCAGGACTCATTGGCCTATGTCCCACATGTCTGAGAATTCTGAAATGTCCTCGAATCATAGGGCCGTCACCTTGCCCATAATGAGGTACACCCCCTTGGGGACCAGGAATTATTGGCCTATGTCCCACATGTCTGAGAATTCTGAAATGTCCTCGAATCATAGGGCCGTCACCTTGCCCATAATGAGGTACGTCCCCCTGGGTGGGGAACAGGAATTATTGGCCTATGTCCCACATGTCCGAGATGTTGTCTAAAAAAGCATAATATATGGGCCATTCGACCATGTCCTCTACCATCCATTTTACTTAATATAATCCCAGGCAGTAGCCTTAAAAAACTGATACACTTGAGTGGGAACTAATCTGCAAATTACAAATTTGTAGTTAGACTCTGTAATTTGAGTTCTTCCCAAGCTTAGAACACCTACAGTTTAATTGTAAGTCTCTATGAGTTATGTTTAAGCTTTACTCACCGAAGTCTGAATTTTCCACctgtgaatatacgaggtctgtcaataaagtataggtcctttttatttttttcaaaaactatatggatttcattcatatgtttttacgtcagacatgcttgaaccctcatgcgcatgcgtgagtttttccacgcctgtcggtgatgtcattcgcctgtgagcactccttgtgggaggagtcgtccagcccctcgtcggaattcccttgtctgagaagttgctgagagactggcgctttgtttgatcaaagttttttctaaacctgtgagacacatcgaagtggacacagttcgaaaaattaagctggttttcagtgaaaattttaacggctgatgagagattttgaggtgatactgtcgctttaaggacttcccacagagtgggacatcgcgcagcgctctcaggcgccgtcgtcagcctgtttcaagctgaaaacctccacatttcaggctctattgatccaggatgtcgtgagagaacagagaagtttcagaaggggGGCATTAGCTTCATAAGATGTTGGCCCTTCTAGCACATCAATGTGTCTTTGTGAAGTGTAATAAATTAAAGTCATTTAAGATTTTTATGAAGATTTTGTAACAGACTAAAAGCCACAGCTTGAGGCAACATAAATGATGCCTCTTTCATGTTTCTGTTGTTATGCGCAAGTCAAATACCATTTAAAAGGTTACAAACTGTTAAAATGCACATATTCAAACTAAATATTCACATATTAAGTTTTTTTCCCTTCAACATTTTTGACTGGGATTGCTTttttgaatgtatttatttatttttaacaatataacccctttaataatagtcttatttgaacaagagctgaacctggacttatTTTTATTGTCAAACCTGTTTTTTAAAGGATAAAACGCTTTCTCAATCAGTTTTTCCACACTTTCATGTTTCTAATTACATTAAGCTGTATGTTGAAGATCCTTTATGATCGTTAGCTGCTTTAATGAGCATTTAGCGCTAAAGTCAGCTGTTCACACAAATGATCACTTGTGAACAATTTGTGCAGTTTTAAACAGTTCCACGAAACTTGCTTTGTGAAAATTAGTGAACCCCCCTACTACTCTCACCCCTCTCCCTGTTTATCTCAAAGCCAGGATCAGCAACTCTCTTTTCTCTTCCTGGctgtttttggaaacacgaaacTTTTATTCTGTAAAATATACTGTTAATTTCTGAATATAACAGCAGCTACAGACACAGGAGGAGCTCTGGATTATTTAACGAAGGTAAAGTTTTTTTCTTTCGGTGACAACTAAAACTCAGATACCTGCAGCGGAAGAGAGACATAGCTTTGAGGTGTTTAATGGAGAGAGCATTGTACTGCTGTGGCGCACAGTGTGGAACGCTAAAGTTGCCGAATGGCGACGTCTTGTTAAAAAGGAATACATGAAGGTGGAACTTGGCAACCAGCAAATCGCTACATCGAGCGctgagaaaaataaatgtattggcTGCTATCAATGGCCGATACAGATATTCACAAAAATGCCAATAACCTGTAGACCCCTAATTTAAAGCTGCCTGAAATACTCATTCATGACACCCAACTCAAAAATTTGTTTCCAAGCTAAGTGCAAAAGAAAAAGTTATTGACCAACCAGTTGACAGCATGCTGTGAGTTGTCGtaccttttttctgtttgttgCAGAGTCCGTTCCATTCTGTGGAAGAAACAGCCACAACATTAGCACTGCATGTCAGTTTTCAGAAATGAAAGTGTTCTAACAGCACACGGCATACCTGCAGTGCTCGTGGATGCTCTTACCTCGACAGTGATAGTTCAAAGCTTCAACTAGATGGCGACAACTAAGCAGCAGCTTCCCATTACCCTCGTCCACCTCCGGACATGTGACGGGGGAAGTGAAAGTAGGAGCTGGAGTGGGCGTGTCCTCACGAGGCTGGGTTGTGTGATTGATCTGCAGGTCCGGTGGCTGGTTGATGTCTGTGggctgaggtggagatgctgtggcTGAGGGATGAAGGCCTGAACTCTCTGTGGGCGTCCTGACTTCGCTGATGAAACTGAGACCCCACTGGTTCTGCAGCAGGTCACCAATGGCAGGGCGGTCATCATCCAGGGCGCCACACGGTGCCCCCGCCTTCACCTTGGAGGCGTAGCTGACGGCAGGTTGCAGCTTGGCAGGGCTGTCCTGCACTGGGAAGGCAGGCGGGAGCTTGAGTAGTGACAGACTGTCCTCCGGCCACCGTTCTTTTTGGTTCACCTTCTGGCTTCGATCGTGTGATCTGTGGACCCCCTTCTGGCTGTCCCTGCGGAGGCTGCGGCTTTTGTGCTGCTGACCCTTACGTTCTTTTTCCCTGCGGTGGTtgtaggtgtttgtgagaggggacTCCATCGGGTCGCTTTCAGGGGAAAGCTGTTGGCGCTGCTGGTCACCTCCAGAGATGCAGCCTCCGCCTCCACCAACTCTACAGTTGCCTGAGCCGGGGGATAAGCGGCGGTTACGAATGTGAGGCTCAGAGTTGGTGGCAGACACGAGATCGCAAAAGGTGTCCGACTCACACCCTGCGCCGTTGGACTCCCACGTACCTGAAAGAGAAGTTTAAGTGTtcttaaaaatcaaacaaacagacTACAAACTCCTATCTTTGTTGTCGATATTCGTTACTGTGTTCTCAGACGTAATGTGGCAAAACATCCACACAGAGATTTTAAATCTTAGTCCTCAGCTTGTCAGCCTCAGTGTTTAGAGTTTCAATAGTTTCTTGATTTTTGCTAACAGCTTCTGAGCACAATCTCTATTGGTGGATCAATTACTCGAGCAGCCAATCAAATGCCTTTTGGGATATAACATGGCAGCAGGTGCCTTAAAACACTGGGaagtgttttgaaacagtgggGAAATTCATCAATGCTGGATGTAAGATTATACAATTTAAGACTTGAATAGAAGTGATGCAGACAACAGCAATGTTAAATAAATGGTCATTAAGGTACAGCTATTTTGTATCTCATATCGCATGCAAtgaaatgagttaaaaaaaattgcattataCATCAGCCACTGACCTGCTTGTCCTCTGAAAAATCAATACTGTTCATTGGAAAACCCATATCAATCAACCAGTCATGTTCTACACCATTGTTGAGctgacaatttacaaataaacagacaaaattATTACCTATTAGAGGTAAATGCCAAGAACAGCAAGTGCACAGAGCCAGACACAAAACTCACTTTCTCCAAAAACTTGTTTCCTTGTGGCTGAACAACATAGTGACTAGAGTGTTGAACAGAGGTAAAAATCAGATCGTTACAACAGTTTTATGAGCTCAAAAATATAAGTTAACTGGGTTTCCCACACTCCAGTGTTCTCTATCAATTATACCAGTAAGTAAATATACACGGGGGGGAATCACACGAGCAcaacgaaagaaaaaaaaatacccaaAGACTAGAATCTGCCAGTTTCATCACCACAAAGCTAAAATTTTGTCAAAACCTCTCTGGCCTGCACCCAATCTGGTTTCATCAAGAGAAGTGAGCATTTAAGCAGCAGATTGAGCTCATTCTGCAACTTACTTAACCACCAGATGTTCTTATTGGTCAGTATAAACCCAACCAGCACTTTGAAAGCTTCCTATGAGTTTACAGCAACTGATTCAACCGCATTTAGAAAGTGGCAACAGTAGAGTAGGCGGCCTCCAGTATTTCCCCACAGACACCATAATTTC
Proteins encoded in this region:
- the LOC117525097 gene encoding uncharacterized protein LOC117525097 isoform X1, whose protein sequence is MHIKTGTWESNGAGCESDTFCDLVSATNSEPHIRNRRLSPGSGNCRVGGGGGCISGGDQQRQQLSPESDPMESPLTNTYNHRREKERKGQQHKSRSLRRDSQKGVHRSHDRSQKVNQKERWPEDSLSLLKLPPAFPVQDSPAKLQPAVSYASKVKAGAPCGALDDDRPAIGDLLQNQWGLSFISEVRTPTESSGLHPSATASPPQPTDINQPPDLQINHTTQPREDTPTPAPTFTSPVTCPEVDEGNGKLLLSCRHLVEALNYHCREWNGLCNKQKKGKRLLWESIVKHYSSPRFIYIAPNHNISHSKAFHKARPKTKRTIQTSVTNKSKIQGLSWYGCVSALDKSNFHFYDGSIHAEKYTEVLEEHILPSRPHLFQ
- the LOC117525097 gene encoding uncharacterized protein LOC117525097 isoform X2, with the protein product MHIKTGTWESNGAGCESDTFCDLVSATNSEPHIRNRRLSPGSGNCRVGGGGGCISGGDQQRQQLSPESDPMESPLTNTYNHRREKERKGQQHKSRSLRRDSQKGVHRSHDRSQKVNQKERWPEDSLSLLKLPPAFPVQDSPAKLQPAVSYASKVKAGAPCGALDDDRPAIGDLLQNQWGLSFISEVRTPTESSGLHPSATASPPQPTDINQPPDLQINHTTQPREDTPTPAPTFTSPVTCPEVDEGNGKLLLSCRHLVEALNYHCREWNGLCNKQKKGQRQKGPSRQVSPTSPKYRVYHGMGVSVPLTKVISTSMMAAFMQKSTQRF